The proteins below are encoded in one region of Pirellulales bacterium:
- a CDS encoding prolyl oligopeptidase family serine peptidase, producing the protein MRMTTRNTTTLARLGLLLCFAALATSPLTATEPEDPNRPGAIATSDVPVVPPELISRLTQYQNMRSAVFLGWSYEQGATSGILIGTRFGNSVQLHRVYTPGGRREQITFFDEPSTGRFIPQASDGAMLLLMSKGGNENDQVYLLDRANYRTALLTDGKSRNMLGPVEHQGSRMIVNSNQRNGRDTDIYIADTRRADSMQVLYQTDGQYWVATDWSLDGGRLLMNRYVSINESYPALFDVAKKELKALPLPVEGKVSFGTLAFAKDGRSAYVTCDAQGEFLQLARLDLESLKYEWLTEDIPWDVADVIVDPTTGAVAFTINEDGASKLFLLEGKTKRELKLPLGIVSGVEFSPNGQEIGLSLARPDAPADAYSLKLSDGTLTRWTYSEVGGLNPASFVAPERIQFSTFDGRQIPAYFYKPRTAAADKRAAVLINIHGGPEGQYRPLFSGVTQYEVNEMGLAVIYPNVRGSAGYGKTYLQLDNAERREDSVRDIGALLEWIKGRPELDASRVAVTGGSYGGYMVLASLVNFPDRIKAGIDIVGISNFITFLERTSPYRQDLRRAEYGDERKPEMRAVFDHINPANRVDKIRSALLVAHGMNDPRVPFSEAQQIADKVRAAGRAVWTVYADNEGHGFAKKDNRDYLTAVEVLFLDKNLK; encoded by the coding sequence ATGAGAATGACCACGCGTAATACGACGACGCTGGCAAGACTAGGCCTTCTGTTATGCTTTGCGGCGCTTGCAACCAGTCCACTGACCGCGACCGAGCCAGAGGATCCGAATCGACCGGGCGCCATTGCCACGTCGGACGTGCCCGTGGTGCCGCCCGAGTTGATAAGTCGGTTGACCCAGTATCAGAACATGCGGAGCGCCGTGTTCCTGGGCTGGTCCTACGAGCAGGGCGCAACTAGTGGCATTCTCATCGGCACCCGATTCGGCAATTCCGTACAGTTACACCGCGTCTACACGCCTGGGGGACGGCGCGAACAAATTACGTTCTTCGACGAACCTTCGACGGGCCGATTCATTCCCCAGGCAAGCGACGGCGCCATGCTCCTCTTGATGAGTAAAGGGGGCAATGAGAACGATCAGGTTTATCTGCTGGATCGTGCCAACTATCGCACGGCGCTGCTGACAGACGGTAAGTCGCGCAACATGCTGGGACCTGTCGAGCATCAAGGCTCGCGCATGATCGTAAACAGCAATCAACGCAATGGCCGCGACACCGACATATATATTGCCGACACGCGCCGCGCGGACAGCATGCAAGTGCTGTATCAAACCGACGGGCAATATTGGGTGGCCACCGATTGGTCTCTCGACGGTGGCCGGCTGTTGATGAACCGCTACGTATCGATCAACGAGTCCTATCCGGCATTGTTCGATGTCGCCAAGAAGGAGCTGAAGGCGCTGCCGCTACCCGTCGAAGGCAAGGTTTCCTTTGGCACGCTGGCCTTCGCCAAAGATGGTCGCTCGGCTTACGTTACTTGCGACGCCCAGGGAGAGTTCTTACAACTGGCGCGGCTTGACCTCGAATCGCTCAAGTACGAATGGTTGACCGAAGATATTCCCTGGGATGTGGCCGACGTGATTGTCGATCCCACCACGGGGGCCGTGGCCTTTACGATCAACGAAGACGGCGCGAGCAAGCTGTTCCTGTTAGAAGGCAAAACCAAGCGCGAGCTCAAGCTGCCGCTGGGCATTGTTAGCGGCGTCGAATTCTCGCCCAACGGTCAGGAGATCGGCCTGTCGCTCGCCCGCCCCGACGCTCCTGCTGACGCGTATTCCTTAAAACTGTCCGACGGCACGCTGACGCGCTGGACCTACAGTGAGGTCGGCGGGCTCAATCCGGCATCGTTCGTAGCGCCGGAGCGGATTCAGTTCTCGACATTCGATGGGCGGCAGATTCCGGCCTATTTTTACAAGCCGCGGACGGCCGCGGCCGATAAGCGGGCGGCGGTCCTGATCAATATTCACGGCGGACCCGAAGGGCAGTATCGTCCGCTGTTCTCGGGAGTCACGCAATACGAAGTCAACGAAATGGGGCTCGCGGTTATTTATCCGAACGTGCGCGGATCGGCCGGCTACGGCAAGACCTATTTGCAGCTCGATAACGCTGAACGTCGCGAGGACAGTGTCCGCGACATCGGCGCGCTGTTGGAATGGATCAAAGGTCGGCCCGAGCTGGATGCTTCGCGCGTGGCCGTGACCGGCGGTTCATACGGCGGCTACATGGTGCTCGCCTCGTTGGTAAATTTTCCGGATCGCATCAAGGCCGGCATCGATATCGTCGGTATCTCGAACTTCATCACTTTCCTGGAGCGCACCAGTCCGTACCGCCAGGACCTGCGTCGCGCTGAGTATGGTGACGAGCGGAAGCCGGAGATGCGGGCCGTATTCGACCACATCAACCCGGCCAATCGTGTGGACAAAATTCGCTCGGCCCTGTTGGTTGCCCACGGAATGAACGACCCCAGGGTGCCCTTTAGCGAAGCGCAACAAATCGCCGACAAAGTGCGGGCCGCCGGCCGTGCCGTGTGGACCGTGTATGCCGACAACGAGGGGCACGGCTTTGCCAAGAAAGACAATCGCGATTACCTGACCGCGGTGGAAGTGCTGTTTCTCGACAAGAACCTCAAGTAA